In Ferribacterium limneticum, a genomic segment contains:
- a CDS encoding chorismate--pyruvate lyase family protein: MSRNEWRPRPIGGPLDAALASWLTEPGSLTARCQRHSRQFRVRLLRYEKGHALADEGLLLNPSRHPAWVREVALECDGVPVIFAHTTLSTASNGRLSRWLSRLGSNSLGSLLFTHPGFQRGAIEFRRLDKRHPLFQRAAALGMAGDTLWARRSLHRLGAQQVLVTEVFLPAVAFLAC; the protein is encoded by the coding sequence ATGAGTCGAAACGAATGGCGTCCCCGCCCGATCGGCGGGCCGCTCGATGCTGCCCTGGCCTCCTGGCTGACCGAGCCGGGTTCGCTGACGGCACGTTGCCAGCGCCACAGCCGCCAGTTTCGCGTCCGCCTGCTGCGTTACGAAAAGGGCCATGCGCTGGCTGACGAAGGTCTGCTTCTCAACCCATCGCGCCACCCGGCCTGGGTCCGCGAGGTGGCGCTCGAATGCGACGGCGTGCCGGTCATTTTTGCCCACACCACGCTGTCCACCGCCAGCAATGGCCGCCTGAGCCGCTGGCTGTCCCGCCTCGGCAGCAACTCGCTCGGCTCGCTGCTGTTTACCCATCCCGGTTTTCAACGCGGCGCCATCGAGTTTCGCCGGCTCGACAAGCGTCACCCGCTTTTCCAGCGTGCCGCAGCTTTGGGCATGGCCGGCGACACCCTGTGGGCTCGCCGCTCGCTGCATCGCCTCGGGGCGCAGCAGGTGCTGGTGACTGAAGTGTTTTTGCCGGCCGTGGCTTTTCTCGCTTGCTGA